A single genomic interval of Gossypium raimondii isolate GPD5lz chromosome 11, ASM2569854v1, whole genome shotgun sequence harbors:
- the LOC105801497 gene encoding F-box protein At3g07870 — protein MSKLVKTSEQQTSNMMEKLPQEIILGILSRLPPTSLLQSMLVCRAWLRLIRDPLLVATHFSHMADKDGPSFIFQSNRPSSSYQLFFIDFSDFHSQGKVMFKKLPDLMSIYLVDSCNGLLCMRDARWIYICNPFTRVYLQLPKLVNYPAQVGRIAFGFHQTTKQYKVIQVAYLRQLVLLGGRIDVATSTLVQSQVHVLTIGDPSWRHIGTLPYDLTRPMPKALVNGRLHWLSKPNNDTTASILISFDLETEQFQEVAKPDCCGSNRCFHHLMVLRGFLSAGAYHDNDELEVWVMKEYGLKESWIKEFTIGNHLPPTLQQNDLLHFNMAKARFPNSSVRVLCILRNDEILLEYLNRVVVVFDPRHGTFKELTFDAMPHWYKIVVHVGSLNWIHIPVC, from the coding sequence ATGAGCAAACTTGTGAAGACTTCAGAGCAACAAACCTCCAACATGATGGAGAAACTTCCTCAAGAGATCATCCTTGGTATACTATCCAGGCTTCCACCAACATCTCTGCTGCAATCGATGTTGGTTTGCCGAGCTTGGCTAAGATTAATACGAGATCCGCTTCTTGTTGCTACCCATTTCTCTCACATGGCCGACAAAGATGGTCCAAGCTTCATCTTCCAAAGCAATCGGCCTAGTTCATCGTATCAACTTTTCTTTATAGATTTCTCCGACTTCCATAGCCAAGGAAAGGTGATGTTTAAGAAACTTCCCGATCTCATGTCTATTTATTTGGTAGATTCATGCAACGGCTTGCTTTGCATGCGGGATGCAAGATGGATATACATTTGCAACCCCTTTACTAGGGTTTACTTACAGCTACCGAAATTGGTTAACTATCCAGCACAAGTGGGACGCATTGCATTCGGGTTTCATCAAACTACAAAACAGTACAAGGTAATCCAGGTAGCATATCTTAGACAACTGGTTTTACTAGGTGGTCGCATCGATGTTGCTACCTCGACTTTGGTACAATCTCAGGTCCATGTTCTAACAATCGGAGATCCCTCTTGGAGACATATAGGAACCTTGCCTTATGATTTGACTCGCCCGATGCCCAAAGCTTTGGTCAATGGGAGGCTTCATTGGCTTTCAAAGCCTAACAATGACACCACGGCTAGCATTCTCATCTCGTTTGACCTCGAAACTGAGCAGTTCCAAGAGGTGGCTAAGCCAGATTGTTGTGGCTCAAACAGGTGTTTTCATCATCTCATGGTTCTGCGAGGTTTTCTCTCAGCTGGTGCGTATCATGATAACGACGAGTTGGAGGTTTGGGTTATGAAGGAATACGGTTTAAAAGAATCTTGGATCAAAGAATTCACCATCGGGAATCACTTGCCACCAACATTGCAGCAAAATGATCTTTTACACTTCAATATGGCAAAGGCTCGTTTCCCTAATTCATCTGTCAGAGTTCTATGTATTCTGAGGAATGATGAGATCTTGTTGGAGTACCTAAACCGAGTAGTTGTTGTCTTTGATCCCCGACATGGAACATTCAAGGAGCTTACGTTCGATGCGATGCCGCATTGGTACAAAATAGTTGTTCATGTTGGCAGCCTGAACTGGATTCACATCCCTGTATGTTAA
- the LOC105803434 gene encoding uncharacterized protein LOC105803434: MWRMLVVLRRNLRNMKKSPRVADESMYGGGNNNNDVNGGGDTSRGISGIGSVVRAPFSLVSCFSQPHVNGHGADGVWVSTDFAQISEMNHFMVRDSMRYAILM; the protein is encoded by the coding sequence atgtggcGTATGCTGGTGGTTTTGAGACGAAATCTGCGGAACATGAAGAAAAGTCCTCGAGTAGCGGATGAAAGCATGTATGGAGGAGGGAATAACAATAATGATGTTAATGGAGGTGGTGACACGTCTCGTGGTATTTCTGGGATTGGCAGCGTTGTTAGAGCTcctttctctttggtttctTGCTTCTCTCAGCCACATGTTAATGGACATGGGGCTGATGGAGTTTGGGTGTCCACTGACTTTGCTCAAATATCAGAGATGAATCATTTTATGGTCAGAGATAGTATGCGCTATGCAATCTTGATGTAA
- the LOC105803433 gene encoding F-box protein At3g07870, translating to MEESTMKEGKLMKKGKAAANMMDRLPREVVVHILSRLPLPSLLNSKLVCRGWRTLIRDPFFISKHLSNLAEAGNDPSFILESNWPIPDQRHFIDFFDHSEGKVISKKLPSSPMPMYLVDSCNGLLCMHDTSRSVYICNPFTRLYIELPKLIKYPTLVGNLGLGFHQKTKEYKVIQIVFRRKLRRVDSSTTSTTSSESEVQILTIGSPSWRDLGTIPYRFIHLKTKALVNGRLHWLSKPNRYTTASLLVSFDLETEQFQEVPKPDCCGSERCLRHLMVVRGCLSAGAFHENDERVEIWVMKEYGAKESWIKELSIGRYMPPTLTQQESRHFIYSKRNLFVRVLCVLKNGEILLEYKSRALVIYDPQHETFKEFTFPEMPRWFKIIIHVGSLNWLHH from the coding sequence ATGGAGGAATCGACAATGAAAGAGGGCAAACTTATGAAGAAAGGGAAGGCAGCAGCAAATATGATGGATCGTCTTCCTCGGGAAGTCGTCGTCCATATACTATCCAGGCTTCCCTTACCATCGCTGCTGAATTCAAAGCTGGTTTGCCGAGGCTGGCGAACCTTAATACGAGATCCATTTTTTATTAGTAAGCACTTGTCGAACTTGGCCGAGGCCGGCAACGATCCCAGCTTCATCTTGGAAAGCAATTGGCCTATCCCCGATCAACGCCACTTCATTGATTTCTTCGATCATAGTGAAGGAAAAGTGATCTCCAAGAAGCTCCCCAGTTCTCCTATGCCCATGTACTTGGTAGATTCATGCAATGGGTTGCTTTGCATGCACGATACATCGCGTAGCGTATACATTTGCAACCCTTTTACCAGGCTTTACATCGAGCTCCCCAAGCTCATCAAGTATCCAACACTGGTGGGAAATTTGGGGTTGGGTTTCCATcagaaaacaaaagaatacAAGGTGATCCAGATAGTGTTTCGAAGAAAATTGAGAAGAGTCGACTCCAGTACTACATCAACAACTTCGAGTGAATCGGAGGTTCAGATTTTGACTATCGGCAGCCCTTCTTGGAGGGATCTGGGAACGATACCATACCGTTTTATTCATTTGAAAACCAAGGCTTTGGTCAATGGGAGACTCCATTGGCTTTCCAAGCCTAACAGGTACACCACTGCTAGCTTGCTCGTATCCTTCGATCTCGAAACAGAGCAATTCCAGGAGGTGCCGAAACCTGATTGTTGCGGCTCGGAGAGGTGTTTGCGGCATCTTATGGTTGTACGAGGTTGTCTCTCGGCTGGTGCGTTTCATGAGAATGATGAACGAGTGGAGATTTGGGTAATGAAGGAGTATGGTGCGAAAGAGTCTTGGATCAAGGAGTTGAGCATCGGAAGGTACATGCCTCCGACGTTGACGCAACAAGAGAGTCGCCACTTCATCTATTCAAAGCGTAATTTATTTGTTCGAGTTCTATGTGTGTTGAAAAATGGCGAGATCTTATTGGAGTACAAAAGCAGGGCTCTTGTTATTTACGATCCACAGCATGAGACGTTCAAGGAGTTTACGTTTCCAGAAATGCCTCGTTGgttcaaaataattattcatgttGGAAGCCTGAATTGGCTTCATCATTAA